The Bacillota bacterium genome includes a window with the following:
- a CDS encoding rhodanese-like domain-containing protein — MIYTTSTKNFTSQVSLFIWLAIFTVALFTGCSAEVAPNDYQNINSEELLSILQNEERFILMDVREPGELLETGIIPGAINKPVEKVKKDFSTLPRKGKLIIYCRTGNRSTDIAKFLADKGFENIYNLKDGIVGWPYKKAGWK, encoded by the coding sequence TTGATATATACTACTTCCACTAAAAATTTTACGTCGCAGGTTTCCCTCTTTATTTGGCTGGCTATCTTTACAGTAGCTTTATTTACCGGCTGCTCTGCTGAAGTTGCCCCAAATGATTATCAAAATATTAATTCAGAGGAGCTTTTATCCATTCTTCAAAATGAAGAAAGGTTCATACTGATGGATGTGAGGGAACCGGGAGAGCTGCTGGAAACGGGTATTATCCCTGGTGCCATCAATAAACCTGTAGAAAAGGTTAAAAAGGATTTTAGTACCCTTCCCCGAAAAGGCAAGCTGATTATTTATTGCCGAACAGGTAACCGAAGTACCGATATAGCTAAATTTCTGGCAGATAAGGGTTTTGAAAATATCTATAATCTAAAAGACGGTATAGTTGGTTGGCCATATAAAAAGGCGGGTTGGAAGTAA
- a CDS encoding DUF2294 domain-containing protein — protein MKIISKGQLEDQISKKFIQFEREFLGRGPVNVKTDIIRDMILITLQGVLTKAEIELAKDLDGILMVKSMRSKLLENGKHYVAKMINEVTGSNIVSLHTDISTRSGERVILIKIDKVLFG, from the coding sequence ATGAAAATAATATCTAAAGGGCAGTTAGAAGATCAGATATCAAAAAAATTTATCCAGTTTGAGCGTGAATTTCTTGGCCGCGGACCGGTTAATGTTAAGACCGATATCATTAGGGACATGATTTTGATTACACTGCAAGGTGTGTTAACCAAGGCGGAAATAGAGCTCGCCAAAGATCTGGATGGAATTTTAATGGTAAAGTCAATGCGCTCAAAGTTACTTGAAAACGGTAAACACTATGTTGCAAAAATGATAAACGAAGTTACCGGTAGTAACATAGTTAGTTTGCATACGGACATTAGCACGAGAAGTGGAGAAAGAGTAATATTAATAAAAATAGATAAAGTTCTGTTTGGTTGA
- a CDS encoding DUF3231 family protein, with product MKLVKLGEKISYLTKSTREKQTTISFGEAYHLWYTLVSRYDALHLTNILDRFTKDEDLKRILHDGLEILNSQIFRLESAMKEFGIPMPNKPPEQANINLDVNAITDQTIFRQIFDGLRHSLLLYTNNFNQSPTSTIRELFRGFLKEEMELLDKLFEYGKLKGYLNEIPTFRS from the coding sequence ATGAAATTAGTTAAACTAGGGGAAAAGATAAGCTATTTAACAAAAAGTACGCGGGAAAAACAAACTACAATAAGTTTCGGGGAAGCTTACCACCTATGGTATACATTGGTAAGCCGGTACGACGCCCTCCACTTAACCAATATTTTAGACCGGTTTACAAAGGACGAAGATTTAAAAAGGATACTTCATGATGGTCTTGAGATTTTAAATTCTCAAATTTTCAGGCTGGAGTCAGCGATGAAAGAATTCGGTATACCTATGCCAAACAAACCACCGGAACAAGCTAACATTAATTTGGATGTAAACGCCATTACCGACCAAACTATTTTTAGGCAGATATTTGATGGATTAAGACATTCTTTACTTCTGTATACCAACAATTTTAACCAGTCCCCAACATCAACTATCCGGGAACTGTTTAGAGGTTTTCTTAAAGAAGAAATGGAACTCCTGGACAAACTTTTTGAGTACGGTAAGCTAAAAGGCTATTTAAATGAGATTCCTACATTTAGATCCTAA
- a CDS encoding efflux RND transporter periplasmic adaptor subunit, whose translation MKHKWKLFLIIPIVTVLAFVLLQSEGYFASGKNTDDNSGNSVVQTVVVKEVSKTKIENIISLTGTLEPQKEASISPKVGGKVNRVTVENGNRVAAGKALVFLEDTDFKNALNLNHATLQKAEAALTKAQSDHERFSYLHKQGAVSDKDFEDVKTALAMAEADVSSATAAVSSAEEALRSATINAPMGGVVANRNVNVGQVLSPGVPLMTVADISSVYAVVNIKQEIISQIKPGLKASVALDSYPDKTFTGVVDIINPMASKSSRVFETKIKVDNKDGLLKPGMFAKVEIKTGGAEEVTVVSRDALTDREGLYFVFMTRDGKAVRQQVKIGRIINQLVEIKTGLVPGQKVIVTNVNKLKDQDSISIADKEE comes from the coding sequence ATGAAACACAAATGGAAGTTATTTCTAATAATACCTATAGTTACTGTTTTGGCTTTCGTTCTGCTCCAATCGGAGGGTTACTTTGCCAGCGGAAAAAATACTGATGATAATTCCGGCAATAGTGTGGTTCAAACAGTGGTGGTCAAGGAAGTGTCCAAGACTAAAATAGAAAACATCATATCCCTTACCGGAACCCTGGAACCACAAAAGGAAGCATCTATCAGTCCCAAAGTGGGTGGCAAGGTAAACCGGGTGACGGTGGAGAATGGCAACAGGGTGGCTGCGGGCAAGGCATTGGTTTTTTTAGAGGATACAGATTTCAAAAACGCTCTCAACTTAAATCATGCCACATTGCAAAAGGCGGAAGCCGCCCTGACCAAGGCACAGTCAGATCATGAGCGTTTTAGTTATTTACATAAACAGGGAGCAGTGTCGGACAAGGACTTTGAGGATGTAAAAACAGCCCTGGCCATGGCCGAGGCTGACGTAAGCTCCGCCACGGCCGCCGTAAGCAGCGCCGAAGAGGCTCTGCGCAGCGCCACCATTAACGCTCCCATGGGTGGAGTGGTAGCGAATCGCAATGTTAACGTGGGACAAGTACTATCTCCTGGTGTTCCGTTGATGACGGTGGCGGACATATCGTCGGTTTATGCTGTAGTTAACATTAAGCAGGAAATAATATCACAGATTAAACCTGGGCTTAAAGCATCGGTGGCACTTGACTCCTATCCCGACAAAACCTTTACAGGCGTCGTGGACATTATTAATCCCATGGCCAGCAAATCTTCCCGGGTATTTGAGACAAAAATTAAAGTTGATAATAAAGACGGTCTGTTAAAACCAGGCATGTTTGCCAAGGTAGAGATAAAAACCGGTGGTGCAGAAGAAGTAACGGTAGTTTCAAGGGATGCATTGACTGACAGGGAAGGTTTATACTTTGTATTTATGACCAGGGACGGCAAGGCAGTCCGCCAGCAGGTAAAAATAGGCAGGATAATTAATCAACTAGTTGAAATCAAAACCGGACTTGTGCCGGGACAGAAAGTAATTGTAACCAATGTAAACAAGCTCAAGGACCAGGACAGCATAAGCATTGCTGATAAGGAGGAGTAG
- a CDS encoding efflux RND transporter permease subunit: MFLTDLSLKRPVFATVIILALVSLGIISYVGLNINDYPEVEFPYVVVTVVQPGASPEQIETKIARKMEEAVGQISGVKHIYTTAREAVATVVVEFTLDTSPEVAAQDVRDKIGTIRGELPQDIEEPVIARLDPTAYPIVSMAVTGNIPQKEMTGIVNDLVKKRLETIKGVGNITVHGAQEREIQINLDKDKLAAYSLTTSEVLNSLRSENMEMPGGKISNSGREITLRTVGEVDKPADFLNLPVARRDGVQIYVKDIATVVDGVEEMDSLSRYQGKPAIGLDIIKQSGSNTVEVADTVKKAIEEVQKELPPGVNVEIVSDNSTYIKDSVKDVIRTIIEGAILAVLMVFIFLRDWRSTMISALAIPTSIISTFFAMKVMNFSLNFMSLMALSLSVGLLIDDAIVVIENIVRHRKMGKSPFAAAKEAAGEIGLAVTATTLTVVAVFLPVALMKGIVGQFFKQFGITVVFSVLVSLLVSFTLVPLLASRHLKETENTPPRSPLGRFLTWFNRGFDNLTVKYYHLLKLVLRHRWKTMALAMLLFVGSLMLVPMMGSSFIPSADFGEFTLEAELDAGLNLQAAGRMTDKLEALVQKYPEVTKTYSTINTDKVNIYVKMVDKKERERSVYQIAKDLRSELHKIPGIRAAIVLQAGLTVEKTVVFRMLGDDMNQLQTYAEQAQRIMESIPGAVDVGSSYVPGKPEGIIQIKQEAAADLGVSTAQVGDTLRTLFNGVVVSQFEDGEDRIDVRVRLSDSQRKELDDLSNIYLSSNNRPVGGGSNPRIALSQVTEQSYATAPSQIQRFDRAKEIVLSANLDGLSLGEFNKIFNERVEKEMQLPPGYSLTASGESERMGDTFNSMGLALITAVLFIFFILASQFESYIDPFAIMFSIPMAVVGAILGLLVVGSDLSLMSMIGVIMLMGLVTKNAILLIDFTKQRRAQGMERNEAILEAGLTRLRPIIMTTLAMIFGMLPLAMALGSGAESRAPMAHAVIGGLITSTMLTLVVVPVMYTFLDDLKNKVYAVTHRNKAPVSDAKH; this comes from the coding sequence TTGTTCCTAACCGATCTCAGCCTAAAAAGGCCTGTCTTTGCAACGGTAATCATACTGGCCCTGGTCTCCCTCGGCATTATCAGTTATGTGGGATTGAACATTAACGACTACCCCGAGGTTGAATTTCCCTACGTGGTAGTTACTGTGGTACAACCGGGGGCCTCTCCCGAACAAATTGAAACTAAAATTGCTCGTAAAATGGAAGAGGCTGTCGGGCAAATATCCGGGGTAAAGCATATCTACACTACTGCCCGGGAAGCGGTCGCCACAGTGGTAGTCGAGTTTACACTGGATACATCCCCGGAAGTGGCTGCCCAGGATGTGCGGGATAAAATAGGGACCATCCGGGGGGAACTGCCCCAGGATATTGAGGAACCGGTAATTGCCAGACTGGACCCCACAGCTTACCCTATTGTTTCCATGGCGGTCACTGGAAATATTCCACAAAAGGAAATGACCGGGATTGTGAATGATCTGGTAAAAAAGCGACTGGAAACAATTAAGGGTGTAGGTAATATAACCGTGCACGGTGCCCAGGAAAGGGAAATACAGATCAACCTGGACAAGGACAAGCTGGCGGCATACAGTCTTACCACATCTGAGGTCTTAAATAGCCTGCGCAGTGAGAATATGGAGATGCCGGGAGGCAAAATCAGCAACAGTGGCCGGGAAATAACCCTGCGAACTGTGGGTGAGGTTGACAAGCCGGCAGATTTTCTCAACCTGCCGGTTGCCCGGCGTGACGGGGTGCAGATTTATGTTAAGGATATAGCCACCGTGGTGGACGGGGTGGAGGAAATGGACAGCCTGTCCCGCTACCAAGGGAAGCCGGCCATCGGATTGGATATTATCAAGCAATCCGGAAGCAATACGGTGGAAGTAGCAGACACCGTAAAAAAGGCTATCGAAGAAGTTCAGAAGGAGCTGCCCCCCGGAGTAAACGTCGAAATAGTTAGTGATAACTCCACTTACATTAAGGACTCAGTAAAGGACGTTATACGTACCATCATTGAGGGCGCTATTCTAGCAGTGCTCATGGTATTTATTTTCCTGCGCGACTGGCGCAGCACCATGATAAGTGCCCTGGCCATTCCAACTTCCATTATTTCCACCTTCTTTGCCATGAAGGTGATGAATTTTTCCCTTAATTTTATGTCGCTAATGGCACTTTCTCTTTCGGTGGGGCTACTCATTGATGACGCTATCGTGGTCATTGAAAATATCGTGCGGCATAGGAAAATGGGCAAAAGTCCCTTTGCAGCGGCGAAGGAAGCCGCAGGGGAAATCGGCCTTGCGGTTACCGCCACTACTCTCACCGTGGTAGCGGTGTTTTTACCCGTCGCTCTGATGAAAGGTATTGTTGGCCAGTTTTTTAAGCAGTTCGGCATTACTGTGGTATTTAGTGTACTGGTGTCTCTACTAGTTTCCTTCACTCTGGTGCCCCTGCTGGCTTCTCGCCACCTAAAAGAGACGGAAAATACCCCCCCCAGGTCACCTTTGGGTAGATTCCTGACCTGGTTTAACAGGGGTTTCGATAATTTAACAGTTAAATATTACCATCTACTCAAGTTAGTGCTCAGACATCGGTGGAAGACAATGGCCTTAGCCATGCTGCTATTTGTGGGGAGTCTGATGCTAGTTCCCATGATGGGCTCTAGTTTCATACCCTCTGCCGATTTTGGCGAGTTTACCCTGGAGGCGGAACTTGACGCCGGTCTGAACCTACAAGCCGCCGGCAGAATGACGGACAAACTGGAGGCACTTGTTCAAAAGTACCCGGAGGTAACAAAAACCTATTCCACAATTAATACAGATAAAGTAAATATTTATGTTAAAATGGTGGATAAAAAAGAGCGTGAGCGTAGCGTTTATCAGATCGCTAAGGACCTGCGCAGTGAACTACATAAGATTCCCGGGATACGCGCAGCGATAGTTTTGCAGGCAGGCCTAACCGTAGAGAAAACAGTTGTATTTCGAATGCTGGGGGACGACATGAACCAGCTGCAGACATACGCTGAGCAGGCCCAGAGAATCATGGAAAGCATACCCGGGGCGGTTGACGTGGGAAGCAGTTACGTTCCCGGCAAGCCGGAGGGAATAATACAGATCAAACAGGAAGCGGCGGCTGACCTTGGTGTTTCCACTGCCCAGGTTGGTGATACCCTGCGAACGCTGTTTAACGGAGTAGTGGTAAGCCAATTTGAGGACGGAGAAGACCGCATAGACGTGCGGGTGCGTCTAAGTGACAGCCAGCGCAAAGAATTGGATGATTTGAGCAATATATATCTGAGCAGCAATAACCGGCCCGTGGGTGGGGGTTCTAATCCAAGAATTGCCCTCAGCCAGGTGACAGAACAGTCCTATGCTACAGCTCCCAGCCAAATACAGAGATTTGATAGAGCCAAGGAAATTGTATTATCAGCCAACCTGGACGGTTTATCCCTGGGGGAATTCAACAAAATATTTAATGAACGGGTTGAAAAGGAAATGCAACTGCCCCCGGGGTACAGTCTTACTGCCAGCGGTGAATCAGAAAGAATGGGGGATACTTTTAACTCCATGGGATTGGCCCTGATTACTGCCGTATTATTCATCTTCTTTATCCTGGCCTCCCAGTTTGAAAGCTATATTGACCCATTCGCAATCATGTTTTCCATACCAATGGCCGTTGTGGGAGCGATTTTGGGTTTACTGGTCGTGGGCAGTGACCTGAGCCTTATGTCCATGATTGGAGTCATAATGCTGATGGGCCTGGTGACTAAAAACGCAATCTTGCTTATTGACTTCACCAAGCAGCGGCGGGCCCAGGGCATGGAACGAAACGAAGCTATACTGGAGGCAGGTCTTACCAGATTAAGGCCGATCATTATGACCACTCTAGCTATGATATTCGGCATGCTTCCCCTGGCAATGGCCCTGGGCTCCGGGGCGGAAAGCAGAGCACCCATGGCCCACGCTGTTATCGGAGGTTTGATAACTTCCACCATGTTGACCCTGGTAGTTGTGCCCGTAATGTACACATTC